CTAGCACATCAATCAAACCCGCATCCCTTAAATCTCCCATTGCTCGCTCGACACGACGTGGATGTAAGCCCGTATCATTGACCAGTACCGCAATTTTACAATGGTAGAATGTGCCGTCTTTATCACTGACCACTATTTGCAGCGTTTTAATGTCCATTCGCTTAAGTAGTGCTGCCATGACTACCACACAAGCAAAGCGGCGTTGTGAATACTGACGACGAGAAACACCCTTTTTGGTCTTTTTCTTCTTATGGGGCTTGCAGTACTTTAAGCTGGGGAATAAATCAGGACGGCTGTAGTATGCCGTAGAGCGCTTAACTGCATTGATAATTAAACTGGGCGAGCGTTTGCCTAAGTTAATCGGTCTGGCCATTTCAAATATGGGGCTGTCATTCTCATGACCACAATAGCCCCCGCCTAAGTTTACCCGCCCCTTAGCTTTCTCGGATTTTTCAAGCAGCTTGATATTACCCACGAAACCCGCCAGGCAGCGTATATAGCCGAACTGTTCCAAAGCCATCAGCAGCTTTTTAATATCACTCTCTGACAGTTTGAGGGTTTTAGCTAAATACGGCAGCCAGCGCATACCCTCGCTTTTTAGTGTTGCAAAGGTTGCTTTAGCAAAGGCGTTGTACTCTGCCAGCTTTCTAAGTGCTTCAAGCACACGGTAAGCATTGCGCTGCTTTTCTAAATGCAGCTGTGCTCTAGTTAGCTTCTGCTCGCCCTGCTTTTGAATGGTTTTTGGGCGTTGCTGGCGGTTGGCCACGCTCATAATGACAACGAGTAAGAAAAAATCTTACAAATTGATTGAGCGCAGATTAATAGACTCAATTCGCCTACAAGCCGCTAAATATGGTGTATGTGTGTGCTTATCTAACCAGGTAGGAAATATAAAATTCATCATAACGTGACCACTTTTTTCGAGCAAAGCTTGCCTAAAGGCCAGATCACGTATTACACTAAAAGCACGCAAATACTTTTGTTGTGTTCTTCGTGATCACCCAAAAATCTCAAAACCTAGTGTGCCAGCACTGGGTTTTTTTGGTTTTAGGGGTTTAGCTTTTGCAATCGTCTATAAGTTAACCCTTAAATTGTTTACTATTCTGTGACAACCAGACTTCAACTGTCGCCACATTTGTTCAATCTATACACAAAAAGTGTCTTACTATAACCCATCGAAATATAAAAACATACAACTAATGAGGGTTATCCAGTTGATACTAGCAGCAAATCAATCAGATATAAAACAAATGTGTCAGTCGGCAGTTTGTGTATTTTTTTTGATCATTACTTTTATTTCTTTCCTTAACTGAATAATGCTGCACACTTTTTCAGCATTTTCATTATCACCATCAAGAATACAAGCAAGCTCCGCAAGCATCGTGTTTGCTTTATAAAGAACCTCTTTAGGGCTCATTTTGCCTACAACTTCAGTCATTTTTTATCATTCATATCCGCCTAAGCGGCCCTAAAAACAGTCGTGTACTATAACAAAACACTGGTTATATATACAGTTAAAGTGTTAATGCTCACGCACTTTTTTCTAGTTCTTCTATCTATTGACTATTACAAAAACAATACAAAAATTTGTCAGTAAATTAGCCTTTTGTCTTACGCGCGTAGTATAATTTGAATAAATTTACTATTCACTACCAAAAATCGGTATTGTAAATAATTTTTTTATATGTTAGCCAACGGAATTTTGTTTATATTTTCATCAAATTTTAAGCGGTGATTCGCTGTATAATAAAAAGGGACGTTTTTGGATGAATTGTAAACAGGGTGCAATAGCACGCGATTTAATGGGATACATCTGGAATGATAAAGAAGTAGATTGCATTTCAGAGTATATGAACGAACAAACTATTATTGAAAGCCCAGTAAGGATTTCTACTGGTACAGAAGGATTTAACAAAATTCTACAGATTTGGTTTAGAGCATTTCCTACCCTCAGATATACTGAAGATGAGCTATTCATATTAGGAAATACAGCTACTTTAAAGTGGCGGGTTTCTGGTCAACATTTGGGTGAATTTTATTCTATCGCGCCGACTGGCAAAGAGATTCATTATGATGGTACCACCCAATTTGCTTTCAACAATGGTGTTGTGTCTAGTTACAATGCAACAGTAAATATTCAGGATATTATTACTCAAATTGCTAGTACTACAGTTGAGATTGTAACTAATAAAAATTTAGATACCATGTTTGACACTGTCAGACAGCAGTTGGGGAATATTACAGATAGAGAAATAGCATTCCTGGCTTTAGCGTGTCTCAATTTATCATCAAAACAAGTAGGCGATTTATTGTCTGTTAAAGGAGACTCGGCTGCCAAAATGATAACAGCCATTTGTCAAAAAATAGGCATAAATAACAGAGGTGAACTCACCGACTTCGCCGTAGAAAAAAATGCTTATGAATTACTTCATCGTTTAGGTGTTTTATTCAGAACGAGTGCAAAATGAACAAATCAGAAAACCTTTACCAACAAGCACAAAAACATATTCCTGGTGGGGTTAACTCACCAGTTCGTGCATTTAAAGGGGTTGGCGGTACGCCAATCTTTTTTAAATCTGCAAATGGTCCCTATCTTTATGACGAGGACGATAAACAATATATTGATTATGTAGGCTCCTGGGGGCCTATGATCTTAGGTCACAACCATGAAGCTGTTATAGAAGCAGTTCAACAACAGCTCAAAAATGGCTTAAGCTTTGGCGCGCCGACTGCACTAGAGATACAAAT
The sequence above is a segment of the Spartinivicinus poritis genome. Coding sequences within it:
- a CDS encoding ester cyclase — encoded protein: MNCKQGAIARDLMGYIWNDKEVDCISEYMNEQTIIESPVRISTGTEGFNKILQIWFRAFPTLRYTEDELFILGNTATLKWRVSGQHLGEFYSIAPTGKEIHYDGTTQFAFNNGVVSSYNATVNIQDIITQIASTTVEIVTNKNLDTMFDTVRQQLGNITDREIAFLALACLNLSSKQVGDLLSVKGDSAAKMITAICQKIGINNRGELTDFAVEKNAYELLHRLGVLFRTSAK